The genome window TCGGCGGCCCCGACGGCGACAGCGGGCTGACCGGGCGCAAGATCATCGTCGACACTTATGGCGGCGCCGCGCCGCACGGAGGGGGCGCGTTTTCGGGCAAGGACCCGACCAAGGTCGACCGTTCGGCGGCCTATGCCGCGCGCTGGCTGGCCAAGAACATCGTCGCCGCCGGACTCGCCCGCCGCTGCACCATCCAGCTCGCCTATGCGATCGGCGTGCCCGAGCCGCTGTCGCTCTACGTCGACACGCACGGCACCGGCACGGTCGAGGATTCGGCGATCGAGGCGGCAATCGGCAAGCTCGAGCGGCTCGGCGGCTTGACCCCGCGCGGGATCCGCACCGCGCTCGGCCTCAACAAACCGATTTATGCGGCGACCGCGGCCTACGGCCATTTCGGGCGCAAGGCCGAAGGCGAGCTGTTCCCGTGGGAAAAGACCGATCTCGCCGGCGAACTGAAGGCGGCGCTCGCCGCCTAGCCGGTGCGCGGCAGCGACGTGACGTTGGCCGCTCCGGAAGTGCCCGGAGTGCGGCCCATCGACCAATTGGCCTGCATCCGGACCTTGGGGTTGGGCACGCACCAGATTTCGCCGCCGTCGTCCATCGCGGTCACCCACAACAGGTCGAATTCCTGCCCATAGTCGATCACCGCAAAGGCGCAGCCCTTGCCGCGGTCGACGACGTGGACTGGAAGCGGCGGATCGAGCTGGGTGAAGGCCATGAGCGCCAAACGGCGCCGGCCCGCGGTTCGTTGCCGACCCTAGGCTTTATCCGGTCCCATCAGCGCCGCCACCGCCGCTTCCGAGGCGATGCCGATTGCGGTGCCGGCGGCGATGTCGGTGGCGAAGTGATTGCCGCTCGGCAATTGCGCCGCGGCAACCGAAGCGGCAGCCGCTCCGGCGGGCAGAGCGAGATCGGGATATTCGCGGGCGACGGCACGCGCAACGGCGGCGAGCCCGGCGCTGTGCCCCGACGGCATCGAGCGCAGGCGGCCGTCGCGGCTGCGGCCCTTTTCCAGCTTGTAGGGTGACTTGCCGAGCGCCACCCCCGGCCGGGTACGGTCGACCCGGTCCTTGATGAAGCCCTTCGCCGCGGTCGCGACGGCATGGGCGGCGAGCATCCTCAGGCCGGTCCGCACCAGCTTGCGATTGCCGCCCGCCAGGCCTGCGGCCAGGACGCAGGCGCCCAGCGTGATCAGCGGCGGCTGGTCGCCGAGCTCGGCGAAGCGGGCCAGTGCGCGGCCCGCTCTGCTGCGCTTCTCGATCGCGACCGTCTCGGCAAGCTCGAGATCGGCCTTTTCGAACTTGTGCAATCGGCGTTTGGCATTGGCCGCAACCATGCCGCCCAAACGCGGGCCGCCGCGACTTGT of Sphingomonas mesophila contains these proteins:
- a CDS encoding phosphatase PAP2 family protein; the protein is MHKFEKADLELAETVAIEKRSRAGRALARFAELGDQPPLITLGACVLAAGLAGGNRKLVRTGLRMLAAHAVATAAKGFIKDRVDRTRPGVALGKSPYKLEKGRSRDGRLRSMPSGHSAGLAAVARAVAREYPDLALPAGAAAASVAAAQLPSGNHFATDIAAGTAIGIASEAAVAALMGPDKA